Proteins from one Cryptomeria japonica chromosome 4, Sugi_1.0, whole genome shotgun sequence genomic window:
- the LOC131068009 gene encoding cysteine-rich receptor-like protein kinase 10 produces MRCKFNFFSSRKRPTIVLKFSLLFVMSLPVVSSTYAWHKCSNDSTYTNNSIYSANLHGVLADLSSNAPQSSGFNTSSFGQPPNKVYGLLQCIGNISADECSKCALEANNTLQQRCPNSAGAKIWLDDCFLQYDKTNFISTLDVEGRLLYNTKNISQSDLLAAKGTTFSLLQKLIDKASDPAGEGFASGEITYSYTIGDKEAKNNFYGLVQCWRDMSVKNCTACLSIAMENLEDCCSAQQGAQALLGSCRVRYEIYPFLASNAPPPSQTTNSSNAPPPSQTTPHQKNSRRLPLILGIVGGIIVMLVGCSLTIRSKVKSAVSSQPITIVTQDEDPPETELFKKEQIVFTLETLIEATGDFDDNNKLGEGGFGTVYKGMTKDGKEIAVKKLSARSAQGKREFMNEVELVANIQHRNLVNLLGCCVEGSERLLVYEYLQNKSLDAFLFDPENRISFDWQKRFNIINGIARGLMYLHEDSKFRIIHKDVKASNILLDEQMNPKIADFGLARLFPDNETQIQSKVAGTYGYMAPEYAMAGQLSVKVDVYSFGVLLLEIVSGRKNTDINPSKEKRSFSLVEWAWRAYKGGNALNIVDSVMVGNCPEEQVLRCIQIGLLCTQADPDVRPIISNVVTMMSTNSVPLPNPTRPAFVSMTSQSSNVSLIPGVSSRNETSMSIMEEGR; encoded by the exons ATGAGGTGCAAATTTAACTTTTTCAGTTCTCGCAAAAGACCAACCATTGTTCTGAAATTTAGTTTATTGTTTGTAATGAGTTTGCCTGTAGTATCATCTACCTATGCATGGCATAAATGCAGTAACGATTCGACATACACCAACAACAGTATATATTCTGCTAATCTGCATGGAGTGCTCGCTGATCTCTCTAGCAATGCACCTCAAAGCTCAGGGTTTAACACTTCTTCCTTTGGCCAACCACCCAATAAAGTCTATGGCCTTCTGCAATGTATTGGGAACATATCAGCAGATGAATGCTCAAAGTGTGCGCTAGAAGCAAATAATACTCTTCAACAACGTTGTCCCAACTCAGCTGGTGCCAAGATCTGGTTGGATGACTGCTTTCTGCAATATGATAAGACTAATTTCATTTCAACCCTAGATGTTGAAGGTCGTCTTCTCTATAACACCAAAAATATCTCCCAATCAGATCTCCTCGCTGCTAAGGGCACGACCTTTAGTCTTCTACAAAAACTGATTGATAAAGCTAGCGATCCTGCAGGGGAGGGATTTGCCTCGGGAGAAATCACATATTCTTACACTATTGGTGATAAAGAGGCTAAAAACAATTTTTATGGTCTAGTGCAGTGTTGGAGAGATATGTCAGTGAAAAATTGCACAGCATGCTTGTCAATCGCAATGGAAAACCTGGAGGATTGTTGTTCTGCTCAACAAGGTGCCCAAGCTCTGTTGGGAAGCTGCAGAGTGAGATATGAGATCTACCCCTTTTTAGCATCCAACGCTCCTCCTCCATCCCAAACTACTAATTCATCCAACGCTCCTCCTCCATCTCAAACTACTCCTCATCAAA AAAACTCAAGAAGATTACCCTTGATATTGGGGATTGTGGGAGGCATAATAGTGATGTTAGTTGGCTGTTCCTTGACAATCAGAAGCAAAGTAAAATCTGCAGTTTCCAGCCAGCCAATAACCATTGTGACTCAAGATGAAG ATCCCCCAGAAACTGAACTATTTAAGAAAGAGCAAATTGTCTTCACCTTAGAAACTTTGATCGAAGCAACAGGAGATTTTGACGATAATAATAAGCTTGGAGAAGGAGGCTTTGGCACCGTATATAAG GGAATGACTAAAGATGGAAAGGAGATAGCAGTGAAAAAGCTGTCTGCAAGATCTGCGCAAGGGAAAAGAGAATTTATGAATGAGGTGGAGTTGGTGGCCAATATTCAACACAGAAACCTTGTCAATTTGCTCGGATGTTGTGTCGAGGGATCTGAAAGGTTGCTTGTCTACGAGTATTTGCAAAACAAAAGCCTTGACGCCTTTCTCTTTG ACCCAGAAAATCGCATAAGTTTCGATTGGCAAAAGCGGTTTAATATCATAAATGGGATTGCTCGTGGGCTTATGTACCTTCATGAGGATTCAAAATTTCGAATAATTCACAAAGACGTCAAAGCCAGCAACATTTTGCTTGATGAGCAAATGAATCCAAAGATAGCTGACTTTGGCTTAGCAAGACTTTTCCCTGACAATGAAACCCAAATCCAATCAAAGGTTGCAGGGACATA TGGGTACATGGCTCCAGAATATGCAATGGCAGGGCAACTATCTGTAAAAGTCGACGTATATAGTTTTGGAGTTTTACTGCTTGAGATTGTGAGTGGAAGAAAAAATACTGACATCAATCCTTCAAAAGAAAAGCGAAGTTTCAGCTTAGTAGAATGG GCATGGAGAGCTTACAAAGGAGGAAATGCCCTCAATATTGTGGATAGTGTGATGGTAGGAAATTGCCCAGAAGAGCAAGTGTTGAGATGCATTCAAATTGGACTTCTGTGCACACAGGCCGATCCAGATGTCCGTCCAATAATATCTAATGTCGTTACAATGATGTCAACTAATTCTGTACCATTACCAAATCCAACTAGGCCTGCTTTCGTAAGCATGACAAGTCAGAGTTCGAATGTTAGCCTCATCCCAGGCGTTTCTTCTCGGAATGAAACCTCTATGAGCATAATGGAAGAAGGTAGATGA